tcACTACTCTTCAACCGTATAATAACAAACAACATCAAAACTGTTCAAAGCTTTCAGTGCAGCGAGTTTCGATCGATTGTGTCTGGAGCCGAAATGCGCTAACCGGATCTGGCCCCGCCCAACCTCAGCGCGCAAGGTCGCAGCAAACACCGCGGAACCTCCAAGAGCCTCCATCACGCATCGTCTCCCAGCGCAAGAATGCCGCCATTTAAGGATGAGCATATTCTGGTACGTCTTGCCATTTGAACATTCCATTCCACGAAAAATACGTGCTAATTAATTGATAGATAATTGCGCCAGGATCGCAAGTGACCCTGGCGCAACTAGGCCTCCCAGAGTCCTTCACCCCGGCCCGGTATCGCTTCCCCTCGCGAATGTTCCCCGCCGAGAAAAAGGGCGAATATGAACCGCACAAGATCCGCGAGAGGCGACAGGAGGTGAAAATATCCAATGGGCAGGATGCACCTGCAccgaaggagaaggaagacgtggagatgaaggaagccgaccagcagccacagcagcaggccACGCAAGAAGGGACGGAGACCACCGACGCGCCCAAGCCTGAGAGTACCGACGAGCCAAAGACCGAGAACGGTGAGAACGCggcggagggcgaggtgAAGGAAGGTGAAAACGAAGAGAACGGGGATGGCCagacggtggaggagatTTTCTACGAGGAAGACGTTGCGTCTGAGGAGGGGGCGATTTTCCCCATTGAGAACGGACGTATCGTTGATTGGGGGTGTTTCTTTGCTCTCCTGACGCATGTTCATAATACGCTCAGCCCACCGTTCCATACACCCATCATGCTTATCGCTGAGCCGGCTTGGTCGCTGCGCGACAGGGAGGCGATAACGCAATTTGTGTTTGAAAAGTTCAAGACGCCCGCATTTTGTCTTATGGATTCTGCGGTCGCGGTTTGCTATGGCTATGGCACGGCGACTGCAACGGTTGTCGATGTTGGAAAGAACAAAGTCAATGTCACCGCGGTTACGGACTTCCTGGTCAACGAGCACGGTAGAGGTACCGCGTTGGAGGGATGTGGTGGTGACTACTTGACCGACCGACTTCAAGAGCTGCTGGGCCCGAAGGGTTTTACCAGGGAGATGTGTGAACAGTTGAAGCGGAGCAACATTACCGAGCTTCTATCTGCAGGAACGCCTCTACCGGGCGCCGCGGCTACTGCACACCAAGAAGGAAGTCAACCTGCCCCTGTCCCTACGACACAGCCTGGACCTTCGGGGGAGAATCAGCAACCCAAGAACCAGAACGGCACTGCGgagaatgaagaagaggagggcgttCTGGATGTAGCGGCTATTGTCAGCGGCGGCCACACCAGCGAATACCTTGCTGCTCGggaaaaggagaagggaACCGTGAAGAAAGGCGCTGATCCAAATGCTAAGGCTGTTCGCCTTCCCAATtccaagaaagacaaggctacattccagttccaggaatTTGTCAAGTTAGAGCCGGAGAAGGACACACCCAGCGGCCCAGGACGCTTCATCCGCCAGACAAGAGATATTGAAGTCGGAGTTGAACGCTTCCTCGCTGCGACGCCAAAGCAAAAGACAGGCGACAGACTGTCCGGCGGTCTCCTTGAGGACATCGCGACACAGATCCACCACACCATCcttgctgttcctgatgCCACGAAGCGTAGTGAGCTGTGGGATTCGCTGATCGTTGTCGGTAACGGTAGCAAGGTCAAGGGTTAGTACCATGCACCTTTACCATTCTCGTTCCGTCCACTAACATCTCACAGGTTTCACTCAGGCCCTTCTCAGCACAATCACTCAAAGGTTCGTCCTCTCGCCATCCGGTACCATCTTCACCTCAGAAATTccctccaacttctccacACCCCTCCCCACCGGCGGAACAAACACTCCTGCGCCTCAAGGCCTTCCCGGCCCAATGCAAAACCAAGGCGGCGGTGTAAACCCTCTTCTCGTCGCTGCCACCCActccaacaaccccgccGCTGCCGGCATGCCGCCAGGAACACCGTTGATGGACCCGACCATGTCTCGCCACCGCTCTACCGGCCACTCGCAAACCCCAACCTCCGTCAAGACTCTAAGGCCACCCGAGTACTTCTCCGAGTGGAAAGAGCAGACTGCCACAACCGCCCCGCAAAATAACCCCAGCCTTAACGGGCCTCCCGGCCCTGCTGCCACTGGTGGTCACCGCGGCATGGAAGAGGCTGTTTTCCTCGGCGCGCAAGTCGCATCCAAGGTCGTCTTTGTCATCGACCAGGGTCTCAGCAAGGGCTTCATGAGCCGTGTTGAGTATAACGAGAACGGGCCATCGGCGATTCATGAGTATGTTATGTGAGTCCGCTAGCCACGACACGGTCTAGTACTACTCTCAACATCACTATCTCGGTGCGGATATACCGGTCATATATGATTATTTCACGTTAGAATTGGTACTTCTTTGTCATCTTGCCTGTGCTTGATCTTTCAGTACTTTTGTGTATTTTACGGGGCGTCGTTTTCGTTATTTCCCAAGAAAAGCAACCTTAGGATGCTGGTAGGATAGGTGGAGTTTGGTTTAATACAGTAGATATTTCAATGCAAGCTTTAATAATGATCTGAGACTTGCTTGTAATGCATCCTTTGTTGCTTTCATAAGTTTGTTACGAAAAAGGAAATAGGCACGTGACCCGATCACCATAACTTAGATAAGCGGGTTGGCTggttctccatctccatctccgccacCGACTTCTTCCCCGACACCACGCTCGCCTTGAACAAAGACACTTAAATTTCTAGACGGGATAGACATACATCAACCGCCAAAATGCCGCGAGCCGAAGCGGGGAGCACCAAATCCCTCAGCAATAAGATGAAAGCCGTACGTTTCCTTCTAGTCCCATCAAATCGGTTCCAGCGATAAGATCGAGTGCTAACAATTAACCAGAAAGGCTTAGGTCGGCTACGGTGGTACTGTCAAGCATGTGAGCGCCAGATGCGCGATGAGAACGGGTTCAAGTGGTCAGTTTATATCACCTGGAGGGATCCAAACCATTAAAACGGAGTGCTAATGTTCTTCAAATAGCCACGTCGCAAGCGAAAGCCATGTCCGACAGGTCCTGCTCATTGGCGAGGACCCGAAGCGGTATATCGAAGATTACAGCAAGCAGTTTATCAAAAATTTCATAGATCTGTTGAAGTCTACGCacggcgagaagaaggtgcATATCAACCAGTTCTACCAGCAGGTTATTGCTGATAAGGAGGTGGGTTGCGCTCCTTTCTTTTGGTTTAAATGGAGAATAATGACTCTAACTGGTGTTGATTAGCACATTCACATGAACGCGACGAAGTGGAAGAGTCTTAACCAGTTTGCGGCGCATCTTGGTCGCGAGGGCCTGTGTCATGTTGAGGAGACGGAAAAGGGCCTTTTCGTTTCATATATCGATCGGAGTCCGGATGCGATGCGGCGACGGGAGGCGATCATGAAGAAGGAACGGCAGGATCGGGGTGATGAGGAGCGAGAGCAGCGGTtgatccaggaacaggtTGAGCGTGCGCGGGTGAAtgagaaggagcaggaggaagacATCGATCCCGAGGCAAGGAATCTACAGCGcaaggagggagagaaagtgAAGCTGAATATTGGATTTGGTGCGAAGCCTACGCCACCTGCCGCCGAACAGTCGCAGACACAGTCGCctgaggagaaggaaaaggaaacttCCTCAGCAACCCCGGAGGACTCATCAGCCGCCGCCTCCCCTGCGCCGACGCAAGCTCCTCAAGCCGCGCCGAAGGTGTCTTTGTCGTTAGGAGGTGGTAATGGCAAGCCGAAGAACGTGTTCGCATCcgcagcgaagaagaacccgctagcggggaagaagggatcTGTCATGCCCCAGCCGAAGAAAATGACAGAGCAGGAGCGAATCATGAAACAAGAGATGGAGGCCATGCAGCGGAAGCGcttgggcggcggaggaatgCCGAACCCCAAACGGCCGAAAGTTTCATGAAGAGACAGCGCAAATACCCATTATCTTCTCAGGGGTCCTCTAACGGAGCCCTCAACCCCCGCCGGGCAGGTCCCTAACAAACTCCAACTGCTGTCGAGACAGGGCTAGAATCTTCCGAGTTCATTATCTACTGCCTGGTAGTCCGGACGCCCACTATGGGCAGCACCAGTTCGTGTCGACTCGTACCCTAATAAAGCGAGCGAACGTGGAACACCAGGACAGTCCTGGTATGCTTATCGTCTGAAATCTTCATCCGTGCATCTAAATAGAGATTTAGGAATAGCCTCAAATAAGCTACCTGGTTCGATTCGACAGCTTCACAGCAATAAATTCCATGCCCCTCGCACTCATACAGCCGTTTTAGCTTGATTAAAATATTGAATGCCCAGACTCAGCTCTGATCCGGAGATTCCGCTTAGCTGAGCCGGAGAGCCACTTTATGAGGCGGTCCCAGCTCACTGGTGAAACGGTCCCACCAATTTAGGGGCATGTCTTCATTTTGCAATTTCTATCCCAGACAGCCTGCTTTGAGGGCAGGGAAAGATTCGGATCCTGCAGACTCAACAAGCCTAGGCCCTTGGCGCAATATGCATGGTCCCATTCCGGTACACCATATATTCGCGGTATACCCATCCATGATCTGCATTGCAGTCTGGAAGATCAGCCAATTCGTCACTCTTTTTGTTGCTTTTTAGTTCGTATCGCTGGCCGATAGTTACTTTCATTCATTAACCTTAACTATGAAGATCTTTCTTCTGGGAGCCGTGCTCGCTGCGGCGCAGAGCGTCACCGCTGCCCTAGATGAGTCGCTCCTTGAGACCTATGTTGGCTCGCTCGAACTCACCTCTTCGTTCAACCCCGTCGAGGAGGCCTACTGGACTGGGTATGCTCATCACCGACGTACCCCGTTCGCTGTTTCCCCAGATGGAGAATCGGCTTACCTTGCCTATCTGGACTCGAGCGAGACGGACGTCCACGTCCAGAAGGTGGACCCTAGCACGTTCAAGGCAGTGGGGTCTACTGTTACCGTGACTGGCGGAAAAGAAGGTATTCAGATCGCTATCGAGTTGCTGTAGAAGAAGCTAACAAGTATAGCCGGCGGTCTGGTCGCCCACAATGACGGCTTCGCTCTCCTCACCAACGAGGCCATGCCCTCCGGAACCTCCAATGCACCACCCGACAACACTCCTGTCGCTGCTCTCTACCGTTACACCAACGGCAAGCAAACCTGGAAGACCTGGCTCGGTGGCCCCGACGTCGAATCAGCCGACGGCTCCCTCGCTTCCCCTGACATCAACGGCGACCTCGTCTACTCTGCTGAAGCCGGTCTCTACGGCGCCTATTTCGTCGTGACAGCCTACTCTGGCTCTGCCTCCGGCCACTTCGGCGACAGCATCCAATACGTCAATGACGCCGGTAAACTCCAGACCATCTCCGGTGCAACCAGCACCTGGGGATGCAGTCACAACACAGGTATCGCGTTCGAAGAAGCCTCCGAGGCTCCCTTCGCCAGTATCTGCGCCGAAGACCAGGGCGCCATCTGGCTCAACACTAAGGGGCAGGGAATGACAACCGAAGGCGTCAAGATCTCCAACGAGAACACCACCAACGGTGCCTCCGGTGAACCCATGGGTGGTATGGGCGGCAGCTACAGCGCCCTCGTCAAATTCGGCGATAGCTCGCGGTACATCTTCGCGTGGCCCTCTCGCGGCGCTGTCCAGGTCACCGAGAACGACTGGATGGGTGCTGGGTACACGCACGTCCTCCCCCGCAACGAGAACCGCAACGTCGCCGTCACGCTTTTATCCGACAAGAACACGCTTGTCGGAAAGCAGGCGACCTCTGAAGTCGGTGCCCAGGATGCCGATAGCCAGATTACCTGGGTCACTGAGGGGAAGGCCGATCACTCCAACGTCCGCGTTGCCGCGTTCGGCGCCGACAGTGCCCTCATCACCTGGGAGCAGATTGACAACCCGACCTGCGATGAGTTCATTGCCATGGGTTGCAAGGGTGCGTTCTCCGGAACGTACTTTCAACAGATTGACAAGAATGGCAAGGCTGTGGGAACTGCTCTCAACAGCTCTGATATCTACGTCGCTGGTGACCTCGTGAACATCGGCGACCGGATCTGCTGGCCGTACGTGAGCATGGAGTGGGACCTGGCTGACACCGTTGGTGGATATGGTGGACAGTCGACTGACACTACGAAGAAGATTAGCTTTGCCTGCATTGGGCTGAATGGTTCGGAAGGTAGTTCTAGCTCCagctctggatctggctctggctctgctgctgcgagtgcatctggatctggatctgaatCGGCTTCTGCCACTGTGTCTGCCTCTGATGATGTCTCCGTAACTGCGTCCGGCACCGAGAACACGCAGGTTGCCGCCCAGACTACTGGTGCCACCACTGAGACTGCCACCCATGGTGAAGCTAGCCTACCCACTGGAGCTGATGTCACTGGCGAGTCAGCTGAGACCACCACTACCGGTGAAGCTGCCACGGCCACTCCTACCCGCAAGCCGGGAAAGTGCAGGGCTCACTATAACCACTAGGAGCTCAACGAGGTACTTGGGTGGGGATAGGCGAGACAAGCAAGGACTACGCATAAATGGTAGTATATGGTGAACTCAAGATTTTCCGGTTATAGCGTGGACTTTGGTTGAGTGTGTACGTATAAGAGAGTAAAATAGAAAATAGACACCGTTTGGTGTCGATTGTTTGTATTCACCTGGTTATCCAAGGTAGCCTAAATATCTTCAAAGCATTAGAGTAAGCTATAGCCCCTAAAAACAAATGCCGATGCCGCTCTCGGAGGGCATCTTAAAGAAACATGTATGATAATAGTCCTGAGGAAAGGGACATAATAACAACAAAGGAGTTTATAAATGAGATTTTACATTAAATATAAATGCAGCTGTGGATGGATGGCTAtgctgtggttgtggttgatgctggAAGGTTCTGCCTCAGGCGGCAACTTAGTCAGCACTCCGCGAGCTGGCCAGAATCTTCAGTTGGAGCTGGGGATCTTGAAGCCACAGCAAGCCatctgcatcctcgccacCGCACCTCTCGTCGCGACATACCTGGTCTCCCTCCTTTAACTCCGAATTACCTCGTTAGTCGCACGCTTTTACACCCTTTTTGATAGCGCCCCCGCAACAATGGCCAACTACCTCGCCTCCATCTTCGGAACCGAGCAAGACAAAGTCAACTGCTCGTTCTACTACAAGATCGGCGCCTGCAGACACGGTGACCGCTGCTCGCGCAAACATGTCAAGCCCTCATATTCGCAGACAGTCCTCATGCCGAACATGTACCAAAATCCCGCGTACGACCCCAAGAGCAAGATGAACCCCAGCCAGCTGCAGAACCACTTCGATGCGTTCTACGAGGATGTCTGGTGTGAGATGTGCAAGTACGGCGAGCTGGAGGAATTAGTGGTGTGCGACAACAATAATGACCGTAAGTCTTTCCCCCTTCTACTTGCGCTTGTCTTCGCCGAAGCTaattttgctttttctaTCGCAGACCTCATCGGGAATGTCTATGCCCGATTCAAGTACGAAGAAGATGCACAGGCAGCTTGCGATACGCTGAACTCCCGATGGTACGCCGCGCGACCAATATATTGCGAATTATCACCGGTTACCGATTTCCGAGAAGCGTGCTGTCGCCTAAATAGTGGCGAGGGGTGTGTTCGCGGCGGGTTCTGCAACTTCATTCACCGGAAAGACCCCAGCAACGAGCTGGACCGGGAGCTTCGCCTCAGCACCAAGAAATGGTTGAAGGACCGTGGCCGCGATGCGCGGAGTGCCACACGCAGTCCCAGCCCGGAGCCTACACGGCGGAGATTTTAGGCATCTGATGTTTGTGTTTCATACGGGGCGTTGGGAGAATGCTGTTTGTACTTTTAGTTATGATATCAAAGCTTTTCTAGTAATGGCATTGCAATATCTTCCGTATCCTCAAGAGTAGTACCTAATATGCCCAGCAATAGTAGTGGAAGTAGGTGAATGCATCCCGATTGGGAGATAATGGCAGCTCTTGGCATCCGCTCGGGGCGCGTCCGTCGCGTCCGACAAAGAAAGTCTGCCAGGTACAACTCCCCGCTCTCCATCATGCAATTCCTGTCGGCTCGCCTGAATTAGATACCTCAGTATTAAAATTGCAATGGCACACGGCACGCAAAGACACGCCTACGATGATAGCAACAGGGCCTTCCTCCAGGCCTTGATGGCCCGTTCAACACTGACCTACGAAGAATCAAAACCCCTCCTCGCTGCTATCCTCTCAGTCCACGGTACGTTTGTCAAAAGAATGTATCATCTCGGGCTTTGCTGACCGTCTCGAACAGGAGGAGATACTGTCTCCGAAGACGACAtcacagaagaagacctcTCCACCTTCATCACCGCCGCGAACTCCGCAATCTCCCCCTTCGATCTCGAAATCAGAAGCACACTCCCTCAACTCCAAGTCAACGCCCCGCTCACCGAAGCTGTCGCCCCGGAGCGCGTTTACGCCCTCGTAAACACCACCAGCGACGCCCTGACCCAGCTCGCGACGACGTACACAGCCGATGAGATCTCCTTCGTGAAGCGCATTCTGGACCGGATGTTCGAGGCGAATAACACCCGGATCGCGGAGGTGATGGCAGTCGGCTCGATTGAGGCAATACAGCAGTCGAAAGTGGGCGGTGGGAACAGGCGTGAGGCGGGCTCTGCGACGCAGGCTACTCAGACTGGGGCTGCGCAGCCGCTGAACATGACGCAGGCGGAGACTGTGTTGaagcagcttgttgaggaTGGGTGGTTTGAGAAGAGTAGGAAGGATTTTTATACGTTGAGTCCGCGGGGACTGATGGAACTACGAGGATGGCTTGTTGCGACGTATAatgatgagaatgaggagggGCGGAGGAATAATAAGATCAAGTTCTGTGCGGCGTGCAGGGATATCATTACGGTTGTAAGTTGCTTGTCCttattgttgatggtgtgCTAGGCTAACTGAACAGGGTCAACGCTGTGGCAATCGTGAGTGTCTAGGCCGGTTACACGATCACTGTATGCGCAATTTCTTCCGCGTACAGAAGGCGGAGCAGTGTCCGGTATGCAGAGCCCCATGGCCAGGAGATAAATTTGTCGGGGAGCGTGCTGTCGTAACGACGGGTCAGAATAGACGGAGTGGTGGTGCTCGTCCGAGCATGGTTCAACCAAGCACACAAGTGTCGCAGACGCAGACTACAGACGGAGATATGGATGAGGAGCTTAGCGATTGAGCTTGACGAGTATCTATGCGAGTCTATTGACTATGCAACGTATCTGAATAGGTATCTACGGCTCATCTACGGCCTACCTCCGCCCACTGGATTCTCCAGACCATCGTGTCGTCAGATAGTACCAGCTCGCCGTTGCGCTTGAATTTCACGCAACCGGCTTAAGTGATCCAGAAGCCAGTCTTCGTCACCCACGGCGAACATTTACCTGCATTACGATGCAGCTGAACACTGTGACTGGTGGCTGAAATGTATGCAGACAGACTATCCCTGCCAGGAGACTGTCTCCGCAGGAATCTTATTATCAAAATGAATTAACTGCTCTCCGCTGGAATAGGCAGATCATTATGAAAGACCACCTTCCTGCCCTGTTTCTCCATCGCCTCAATagcattcttcttccgcaACTCGCGAGCCTGTGGCTCCGTCAAAAGTACAAAGTCATGCTTCAGCAGCTTCGTGCCAACTTTGACCCCGtacttcttcgccatcccctcgtcctcaaccGTCGTCAAATCGACGACAAGCGACTCCTTCACACCAAACACCGGGTCGGACGTCTCGTATGGATCTCCACGGGGATAGAGCGCCCTACTTCATTAGCATCCGCAATCAAACCCATTCAAGTACCTGGAAACTCACGTTATCAAAAGATCATAACCCGGCTTGTCAAGCATAAAATGCACATGCCCCGGCCGATTCGGATGTCTCCCCAGGGCAACCAGCATCTTCCCCACAGGCCCATCCATCGGAATGGGATACGGTACCGGCACAATAGCCTGGAAAAAGAACTCCCCATTCTCATCAGACCTCAACACACCACGCCCATCAGGCCCCGTCCGATTCGGGTTCTGCACGTCATAGAAGCCCTTCGAATCCCCTTCCCACACATCAACCTTCACCCCGTCCACCGGATTTCCATCACAATCCTTAATACTAGCCAACACAAGCAGCTTCGTCGCATCGGGGTCCGAATGTAATACCGCGCCGTGGCTCATATCCTCCGCGTCATGCGTATGGAACGGCCCCAACACCGTCCCCTCCGTCGCCGGCGGTCTGCGCGGGTGGTTAATTGCGTCAACAAGACTCGACACACCAAGCGTGTCCGAGAGCAGGATCATCTCATGTCGTAGGTCGTCGCTTATCTGCCCGATCTCTGTGAGGAATTTCACGCCGGCGGCCCATTCTTCGGTGCCGAGGCGGGTTTCGAGGCAGAATTCGTGGAGGTGCGTTACGATTCTGTGTAGGAGGTAGCGTAGGCGGGGGTCGGTGCATTGGCTGTTTACTAGGTGTACATTCTCTGTTATGTTTTCGGTTGTGAGGTCCTTCATAGGTGGGAGGGTTGAGgggggtgttgttggtggcatTTTGCTTGTTGGTGCTGTGTACCTGAGGATTAGGCAATGCAGGTTAAGAGGTGTTTCACCTGGCAATGGGATGTTTTTAAGAACTTCTGAATGAGGGGAAGACCGTGTATCTTGCTGACCAGGCCCCACATACTGGCAGGCAATACAGCTGGGAGCAGGCACTATACACAAACCCCACGTGGAGAAGTGATCACCGAACGGTGGAGAAGTGGGATTATTAATGGCGCTCTCTTGACGGGAATATTCGGTATTGTACACGAGGATAATTATAATTTGTGGGGATACTATGTATGTCTAGATATTACATATTAAATAAGCCGCTACTCATCGCTCGGGTCGTTCCTCGGTCCGTCTGTCCATGGACTGTTTCTGACTCTGACTATGCTGCGTCTGCCCACCGTCCAACTCGTAGAGCTGACTTCCGTGACTTCCAACCTCAACTCTGCTCTGAGACGTACCTAGCTCCCTAAGAGCTTGGTTGGCAGAGAGCTCCCCTAGAATCGGCAGTTTACGCTCGCTTGTTTTAGGTTGCTCGGTATCATCCTGCTGGGCCTTGCGCCGTCGAGATAGTAAAGAGAACCAGATGAGCCCAAGGATAACGGCGGCTCCAGCCACGCCACCGACCACTCCTCCTGCGATAGCGCCTTTGTTTGTGGGTTTGGTCTGGGTTTCTTTGGTACTCGTGTTATTATTCGACCTATCTGTGAGGAGAAAGGCCAGTGACGGATTGTCCCATACTGACGGCGTCGGGGAGTTTTGGATATCGCCCGCCGTGCTGGAGGGGATGGAATAGCTCAGCAGCGCGGGCTGTAAAGTTAGTACAAGTTACAATATTTCTCTTTTCAAACTCACATCGAAGGTTTTGCGAACAAGTTCGGACTGCGCGTCGTATAGGAAGGCTGGCGTTTTGTAACATCCTGCCTTGGGATCACTTATGGGGACATAGCTCTGGCGTCCACCAACGCCGAGAATCTGTCTCCCATACGCTTGGCACGTATGGGACATTCGACCTTTGGCTAGGCCTGCCGCTCGGTACCATTTGAATGAAGGGATGGACAGATATGAGCTGTACATGTTAGAGAAGACCTGGACCGGGAAAGTGTTGCATACACGTCTTTTACTATCTCTTTACTCTCATAGTCCGCCCCGCTTATAACGTAGATCTGAAATGATTCCGATGAGGGATCATGCATAACCGATGCGCAGAACTGGGTTCGACGTGCCACGTCGCCTGTGGTCGTTTGTTTATACCACACACCCGCTTCAATATCGTAGACCTGGACGTAATCCCACGAGTTCTGGGTTTGTTAGGCTGTAGATTAAAACGTGAACTTGGTAAACGCACTGGAGTAATTTCTGTATCGATACTGTCTTTGCTAGCTGGAACTTCACCACCGAGGAAAACTAAAGCTCCCTTGTCACGGGCTGGTAGATAAACCAGCGCGCCTTGCTGTACAGGCGTGAATGGGGCTTCGAGCATGGTGTACTCCATTGTAGTTGTGTTGTATTGGATCATGCCGGTTGCATAGGATTTTGTGCCGTCGGTTATTGACGAGGTCGTTTGCTTGGTTTGATACCCGCCAAGGTAATACGCTGCCTGCAGTTCGGGGACATTGACGTATGCTGTATAGTTGTGGATTAGCATTGATTGAACATAAGAGCTGGTAGTTCGCAAGTCAAGTCATACCACCCTCAATAAGTCGCACGGGTTTGACAGATGTCTTTTGTTCCTCCCACGAACCATCGGAGATGCTGTACATCCACACTCCACCAGCATCTGGTTTTTTCCCAGTCGGGCTCCGTCCTCCGTAGCTGAAAAGCGTCGAGTTGGCTTGATTTGACCACAGTGCCTGGTCTCTCAGCTTCGGGACGTCGGTAGGAATCAAGCTCAGTTTATAGTTGGACCCGTCTTGTAGATCAACTGGAGCAGAGAGATCCACCTTGATGAAATAGTTGTCTTTGCGACAAGTTAGCAATCGGGGATTTCAAACGGAGCGGCGACACAGGCATACTCGACGCATTCTTATCGGTGTCAAGACTCCCACCATCCATGCCATTCATGTACAAAACATCGCCGACGATATTTGCTAGACATTTTGTTATGTCAACTCGTTCTGGGAGCTTGAGCGCGAATCGGAGAACATACCGCCGAATACCCAATTACGACAAAACCCGTCGGATAGGTCGGCCTGCACATCGCGTTTCGCGACTGTTTGAACTGTACTTGCTGCCACTTGCACGCCGGTAGCCATAAGCAGGAGGCAGAATAACCGCGACATTTCGCAAAATGCCGCGATTGTTGACAGGAACTCGCTCCCACAGCGTGGAAGAATCGAGCAAAAACCCAGACTGGGGTCCTTGGGGCGGGCTGGAGTAAGGCGTCCCATCCCCCATGTCGCGTTGGCCTTGGACGTCGTCATTGGGAAAAGAGCGTCACACAAGCGCGGCGAGGCCGGCGACACAGCCAGCGATCTCCCGAGACATTGCCCTGGACGAGAGAGATCTGCGGGGGAAGCGGCCAATGGTTCGGCCTCGTGTTGGCATTTTGGAGAGAGGCATGCAGCTTTGCTTACTGCGGCGAACACCCAGCCCTGGCAGCAGCCATCCAAGCCACTGAAGCTTGAGCCGGCGCGACTTGGCGCAGGAAAGGCATTCCGCCCACTT
This region of Aspergillus puulaauensis MK2 DNA, chromosome 5, nearly complete sequence genomic DNA includes:
- a CDS encoding zinc finger CCCH domain-containing RNA-binding protein (COG:A;~EggNog:ENOG410PHGA;~InterPro:IPR000504,IPR035979,IPR012677,IPR009145, IPR000571;~PFAM:PF00642;~go_component: GO:0089701 - U2AF complex [Evidence IEA];~go_function: GO:0003676 - nucleic acid binding [Evidence IEA];~go_function: GO:0003723 - RNA binding [Evidence IEA];~go_function: GO:0046872 - metal ion binding [Evidence IEA];~go_process: GO:0000398 - mRNA splicing, via spliceosome [Evidence IEA]), coding for MANYLASIFGTEQDKVNCSFYYKIGACRHGDRCSRKHVKPSYSQTVLMPNMYQNPAYDPKSKMNPSQLQNHFDAFYEDVWCEMCKYGELEELVVCDNNNDHLIGNVYARFKYEEDAQAACDTLNSRWYAARPIYCELSPVTDFREACCRLNSGEGCVRGGFCNFIHRKDPSNELDRELRLSTKKWLKDRGRDARSATRSPSPEPTRRRF
- a CDS encoding putative C2H2 finger domain protein (Kin17) (BUSCO:EOG092657UN;~COG:A;~EggNog:ENOG410PG1U;~InterPro:IPR036236,IPR038254,IPR019447,IPR037321;~PFAM:PF10357), which produces MPRAEAGSTKSLSNKMKAKGLGRLRWYCQACERQMRDENGFKCHVASESHVRQVLLIGEDPKRYIEDYSKQFIKNFIDLLKSTHGEKKVHINQFYQQVIADKEHIHMNATKWKSLNQFAAHLGREGLCHVEETEKGLFVSYIDRSPDAMRRREAIMKKERQDRGDEEREQRLIQEQVERARVNEKEQEEDIDPEARNLQRKEGEKVKLNIGFGAKPTPPAAEQSQTQSPEEKEKETSSATPEDSSAAASPAPTQAPQAAPKVSLSLGGGNGKPKNVFASAAKKNPLAGKKGSVMPQPKKMTEQERIMKQEMEAMQRKRLGGGGMPNPKRPKVS
- a CDS encoding uncharacterized protein (COG:S;~EggNog:ENOG410PM15;~SECRETED:SignalP(1-18)), with amino-acid sequence MKIFLLGAVLAAAQSVTAALDESLLETYVGSLELTSSFNPVEEAYWTGYAHHRRTPFAVSPDGESAYLAYLDSSETDVHVQKVDPSTFKAVGSTVTVTGGKEAGGLVAHNDGFALLTNEAMPSGTSNAPPDNTPVAALYRYTNGKQTWKTWLGGPDVESADGSLASPDINGDLVYSAEAGLYGAYFVVTAYSGSASGHFGDSIQYVNDAGKLQTISGATSTWGCSHNTGIAFEEASEAPFASICAEDQGAIWLNTKGQGMTTEGVKISNENTTNGASGEPMGGMGGSYSALVKFGDSSRYIFAWPSRGAVQVTENDWMGAGYTHVLPRNENRNVAVTLLSDKNTLVGKQATSEVGAQDADSQITWVTEGKADHSNVRVAAFGADSALITWEQIDNPTCDEFIAMGCKGAFSGTYFQQIDKNGKAVGTALNSSDIYVAGDLVNIGDRICWPYVSMEWDLADTVGGYGGQSTDTTKKISFACIGLNGSEGSSSSSSGSGSGSAAASASGSGSESASATVSASDDVSVTASGTENTQVAAQTTGATTETATHGEASLPTGADVTGESAETTTTGEAATATPTRKPGKCRAHYNH
- the ARP9 gene encoding putative chromatin remodeling complex subunit (Arp9) (COG:Z;~EggNog:ENOG410PFKF;~InterPro:IPR004000,IPR043129;~PFAM:PF00022) encodes the protein MPPFKDEHILIIAPGSQVTLAQLGLPESFTPARYRFPSRMFPAEKKGEYEPHKIRERRQEVKISNGQDAPAPKEKEDVEMKEADQQPQQQATQEGTETTDAPKPESTDEPKTENGENAAEGEVKEGENEENGDGQTVEEIFYEEDVASEEGAIFPIENGRIVDWGCFFALLTHVHNTLSPPFHTPIMLIAEPAWSLRDREAITQFVFEKFKTPAFCLMDSAVAVCYGYGTATATVVDVGKNKVNVTAVTDFLVNEHGRGTALEGCGGDYLTDRLQELLGPKGFTREMCEQLKRSNITELLSAGTPLPGAAATAHQEGSQPAPVPTTQPGPSGENQQPKNQNGTAENEEEEGVLDVAAIVSGGHTSEYLAAREKEKGTVKKGADPNAKAVRLPNSKKDKATFQFQEFVKLEPEKDTPSGPGRFIRQTRDIEVGVERFLAATPKQKTGDRLSGGLLEDIATQIHHTILAVPDATKRSELWDSLIVVGNGSKVKGFTQALLSTITQRFVLSPSGTIFTSEIPSNFSTPLPTGGTNTPAPQGLPGPMQNQGGGVNPLLVAATHSNNPAAAGMPPGTPLMDPTMSRHRSTGHSQTPTSVKTLRPPEYFSEWKEQTATTAPQNNPSLNGPPGPAATGGHRGMEEAVFLGAQVASKVVFVIDQGLSKGFMSRVEYNENGPSAIHEYVM